CCTCGGGATCCCCACCCGTGGCGTGCCCCTCGCGGCCCGCCTCGGCGAGCGCCTCCTCGCGGCCGACGGCCGCGGCGGGGAACCGAACGGGATCGTCGGCACGATCGACATCACCCTCCACCGCGACGACCTGCGCAGCCAGCCCACGCGCGCGCTGACCGCGAGCCGCATCCCCGCCGGCGGGATCGACGAGAAGATCGTCGTGCTCGTGGACGACGTCCTCTACTCCGGGCGCACGGTCCGCGCCGCACTCGACGCCGTGAGCGATCTCGGCCGACCGCGCGCCGTCCAGCTCGCCGTCCTCGTCGACCGGGGCCACCGGGAGCTGCCGATCCGCGCCGACTTCATCGGCAAGAACCTGCCGACCGCCCGGACCGAGCGGGTGCAGGTGCGCCTGAGCGAACTCGACGGCGACGACCGGGTCGTGCTGCACCCATGAGGCATCTGCTCTCCGCCAAGGACCTCGACCGCGCCGAGGCCATCACGGTGCTCGACACCGCCGCCGCGATGGCCGCCACCCAGTCCCGGCAGGTGAAGAAGCTGCCCCCGCTGCTCGGCAAGACCGTGGTCAACCTCTTCTTCGAGGACTCGACCCGCACCCGCATCTCCTTCGAGGCCGCCGCCAAGCGGCTCTCGGCCGATGTCATCAACTTCGCCGCGAAGGGCTCGAGCCTGTCGAAGGGCGAGTCCCTCAAGGACACCGCCCAGACCCTGCAGGCGATGGGAGCCGACGCCGTCATCATCCGCCACTCCGCCTCCGGTGCGCCGCAGCGGCTGGCGACCTCGGGCTGGATCGACGCGGGCGTCGTCAACGCCGGTGACGGCACCCACCAGCACCCCACCCAGGCGCTGCTCGACGCCTTCACCATCCGCCGCCACCTCGTCGGGTCCGGGCAGGACGCTCGCGCCACGGGGCAGGGGCTCGACGGGGTCAGGGTCGCGATCGTCGGCGACGTGCTCCACTCCCGGGTGGCCCGCTCGAACGTCGACCTCCTGCACACCCTCGGGGCGGAGGTCGTGCTCGTCGCCCCGCCGACCCTCGTGCCGGTCGGGGTCGAGACCTGGCCGTGCACCGTCTCCTACGACCTCGACGCCGCCCTGACGGACCTGCGCCCGGACGCCGTCATGATGCTGCGCATCCAGCACGAGCGGATGACCGCGGCCGGCGGCGGGTACTTCCCCTCCGCGATGGAGTACTCGCGCCGCTACGGACTCGACGCCCGGCGCCTCGGCGCGCTGACGGATCGGGCCATCGTGCTCCACCCCGGGCCCATGAACCGCGGCCTCGAGATCTCCGCGGCCGCCGCCGACTCCGAGCGCTCCGTCGTGCTCGAGCAGGTGACCAACGGCGTCGCCGTGCGCATGGCCGTCCTCTACCTCATCCTGGCCGGTTCGGCCGAAGGGATCCCCGCGTGACCACCTACCTCATCCGTCAGACCCGACCGCTCGGCGCCGACCCCGTCGACCTCCTCCTGGACGGGGGCACGATCGCCGACCTCGCCCCGCGGATCGACCCGCCCGAGGCTGCCGTCGTCGTCGACGCCGCCGGCACGATCGCCCTGCCCGGCCTCGTCGACCTGCACACCCACCTGCGGGAGCCGGGCCGCGAGGACGCCGAGACGATCCGCTCGGGCACCCGCGCCGCCGCCATGGGCGGGTTCACCTGCGTGCACGCCATGGCCAACACCTCCCCGGTCGCCGACACCGCCGGCGTCGTCGAGCAGGTGTGGCGACGCGGCCTCGAGGCCGGCTGGTGCGAGGTCCGCCCCGTCGGCGCCGTCTCCGTGGGGCTCGCGGGCAAGGAGCTCGCCGAGCTCGGCGCGATGTCCGAGTCCGACGCCGCCGTACGCGTCTTCTCCGACGACGGCATCTGCGTGCACGACCCGGTGCTCATGCGCCGGGCGCTCGAATACGTCAAGGCGTTCGACGGCGTCATCGCCCAGCACGCACAGGAGCCGCGCCTGACCGAGGGCGCGGTGATGAACGAGGGCGTCGTCTCGGCCGACCTCGGGCTGCCGGGCTGGCCGTCGGTGGCGGAGGAGGCGATCATCGCCCGCGACGTGCTCCTCGCCGAGCACGTCGGGTCCCGGGTGCACATCTGCCACCTGTCGACCGCCGGCTCCGTCGACATCGTCCGCTGGGCCAAGGCCCGTGGCATCGACGTGACCGCCGAGGTCACCCCGCACCACCTCGTGCTCACGGACGAGGCCGTGCGCGGCTACGACCCGCAGTTCAAGGTCAACCCGCCGCTGCGCACGGCCGCCGACGTCGAGGCCGTGCGTGCGGGCCTGGCCGACGGCACGATCGACATCGTGGCCACCGACCACGCCCCGCACCCCGCCGAGGCCAAGGACTGCGAGTTCGGGGCGGCCGCGTTCGGCATGACCGGCCTCGAGACCGCCGTCTCCGTCGTCGCCGAGTCGATGATCGACAATCCCGCCCACGACTTCGACTGGGCCGACCTGGCCCGGGTCATGTCGGCCACCCCCGCCCGGATC
The window above is part of the Pseudactinotalea sp. HY158 genome. Proteins encoded here:
- the pyrR gene encoding bifunctional pyr operon transcriptional regulator/uracil phosphoribosyltransferase PyrR codes for the protein MTSDQGTLVLSDGDIARALTRISHEIIERNRGADGVVLLGIPTRGVPLAARLGERLLAADGRGGEPNGIVGTIDITLHRDDLRSQPTRALTASRIPAGGIDEKIVVLVDDVLYSGRTVRAALDAVSDLGRPRAVQLAVLVDRGHRELPIRADFIGKNLPTARTERVQVRLSELDGDDRVVLHP
- a CDS encoding aspartate carbamoyltransferase catalytic subunit, which translates into the protein MRHLLSAKDLDRAEAITVLDTAAAMAATQSRQVKKLPPLLGKTVVNLFFEDSTRTRISFEAAAKRLSADVINFAAKGSSLSKGESLKDTAQTLQAMGADAVIIRHSASGAPQRLATSGWIDAGVVNAGDGTHQHPTQALLDAFTIRRHLVGSGQDARATGQGLDGVRVAIVGDVLHSRVARSNVDLLHTLGAEVVLVAPPTLVPVGVETWPCTVSYDLDAALTDLRPDAVMMLRIQHERMTAAGGGYFPSAMEYSRRYGLDARRLGALTDRAIVLHPGPMNRGLEISAAAADSERSVVLEQVTNGVAVRMAVLYLILAGSAEGIPA
- a CDS encoding dihydroorotase → MTTYLIRQTRPLGADPVDLLLDGGTIADLAPRIDPPEAAVVVDAAGTIALPGLVDLHTHLREPGREDAETIRSGTRAAAMGGFTCVHAMANTSPVADTAGVVEQVWRRGLEAGWCEVRPVGAVSVGLAGKELAELGAMSESDAAVRVFSDDGICVHDPVLMRRALEYVKAFDGVIAQHAQEPRLTEGAVMNEGVVSADLGLPGWPSVAEEAIIARDVLLAEHVGSRVHICHLSTAGSVDIVRWAKARGIDVTAEVTPHHLVLTDEAVRGYDPQFKVNPPLRTAADVEAVRAGLADGTIDIVATDHAPHPAEAKDCEFGAAAFGMTGLETAVSVVAESMIDNPAHDFDWADLARVMSATPARIGRVAGQGRPIRAGEPAHLTLVDPGATWRVEPAALTTASENTPFAGRDLPARVLATFYGGRATVLDGRPVDAPREAGH